In the genome of Cryptomeria japonica chromosome 8, Sugi_1.0, whole genome shotgun sequence, one region contains:
- the LOC131047801 gene encoding uncharacterized protein LOC131047801: MASTIRGGGRKRDPMWKHGTPGAVAGEVICNHCRKTMTGGIYRLKIHLAQISGQNITVCDNCPEEVQREAKAKLSEFEQKKVEKKRTAEAMTAPERNISSTESENFGVGSNTSGFFIPRNTPGAQPGLLGTSWNKEVHQQTRAAVARFWIYNNIPFSIIESPYWEQMVSGLTISGKGFKSPSRYELSGPLLQDEVQNTHQLVEQQRRNWERNGCTILSDGWTDSRNRTLINFLVASGGQVVFLKSIDASDQVKNAETLCNMLDEVVTEVGVQNVVQVVTDNAAAYVAAGKLLQARHPSLFWSPCAAHCLDLLLEDIGKLSWVKNVVEDGREITKYIYNHTWVLELMRQHTDGKDLVRSGVTRFATNFLNLQSILRALPNLKRMFVSERWLQSPYCRKPEAEKVVKAVFDDRFAKLMEEIINLSEPLVRVLRMVDGDKSPIGYLYEAMDKAKEAIQHLYGSERTKYEPIWRIIDRRWNRQLHQHIHAAAYYLNPKFFYSRSFKIDQEVQLGLDTCIQRLVPNENIQDLIVDELQRYKKGDGPLFSSPIGIRKRDTLLPDLWWEDYGATTPNLQKLAIRILSQPCSASGCERNWSVFEAIHTKKRNRLTQKHLNDLVYVRYNLRLHEKRVQGNNSYDALDIDEIDPYTADWIAEPDGATGDIDVDAFITDAQLDEMEREAAEWAAEVAEREEAGDEFVDPEEADSSPVEDIAAAAAAAATPSTSASTQRQQSFLSFSRKRNL, translated from the exons ATGGCTTCTACAATTAGAGGTGGTGGTAGAAAGAGGGATCCTATGTGGAAACATGGCACACCAGGTGCAGTGGCAGGAGAGGTTATTTGTAACCATTGCAGGAAAACTATGACCGGTGGAATATACCGACTCAAAATTCACCTTGCACAGATCAGTGGACAAAATATTACGGTATGTGACAATTGTCCTGAAGAGGTTCAAAGGGAGGCAAAAGCAAAACTTTCAGAATTTGAGCAAAAGAAAGTAGAAAAAAAGAGGACAGCAGAGGCAATGACAGCCCCAGAGAGGAATATTAGTTCTACAGAGTCAGAAAATTTTGGGGTGGGCAGCAATACATCTGGTTTTTTCATTCCtcgtaacactcctggtgcacaacctggattgttAGGTACTTCATGGAATAAGGAAGTGCATCAGCAGACAAGAGCGGCAGTGGCTAGATTTTGGATTTACAACAATATTCCGTTTAGTATTATTGAGAGTCCATATTGGGAGCAAATGGTCAGTGGATTGACCATTTCTGGTAAGGGGTTCAAGTCCCCAAGTCGTTATGAGTTGAGTGGGCCATTATTGCAagatgaggtccaaaacacacaTCAGCTGGTGGAACAACAAAGGAGGAATTGGGAAAGGAATGGCTGCACCATTTTATCTGATGGGTGGACGGATAGTAGGAATAGGACACTCAtaaactttctagttgcttcaggggGACAGGTGGTATTTTTAAAATCGATTGATGCCTCAGATCAAGTGAAGAATGcagagaccttgtgcaacatgttggatgaggtggtgaccGAAGTGGGAGTGCAGAATGTTGTTCAGGTTGTGAccgataatgcagctgcatatgtggcagcggGTAAACTTCTACAAGCTAGGCATCcgtcattattttggagcccttgtgctgctcATTGCCTTGATTTACTCctcgaggacatagggaaacttagttgggtgaagaatgtggttgaagatggaagggaaATCACAAAGTACATATACAACCACACATGGGTCTTGGAGCTTATGAGACAACACACtgatggtaaggatcttgtgcgttCAGGAGTCACACGTTTTGCCACGAATTTCCTCAACTTACAGAGCATATTACGtgcattgcccaacctgaagaggatgtttgtgagtgaaagatggttgcaAAGCCCTTATTGTAGgaagcctgaagcagagaaggtcGTGAAGGCCgtttttgatgatagatttgccaaactcatggaggagatcatcaat TTGTCAGAACCGTTGGTGAGGGTtctacgaatggtggatggggataaaagccccatagggtatctatatgaggccatggataaggccaaagaggcaattCAGCACTTGTATGGGTCAGAGAGGACTaaatatgaacccatatggcgcataattgatcgaaGGTGGAACcgacaactccaccaacatatccaTGCTGCTGCCTACTATTTGAACCCCAAGTTCTTTTACTCCCGCAGTTTCAAAATAGATCAGGAGGTTCAACTTGGCCTTGACACATGTATTCAGAGGTTGGTTCCTAATGAAAATATTCAAGACCTCATTGTTGATGAGTTGCAGAGGTACAAGAAGGGAGATGggccattgttttcttcacctattGGTATTCGTAAAAGAGACACCCTGTTGCCAG atctgtggtgggaagattatggtgccacaacgcctaatcttcaaaagcttgcaaTCCGCATATTAtctcagccttgtagtgcttctggttgtgagcgcaactggagtgtctttgaggccattcacacaaaaaagcgcaataggttgactcagaAGCATTTGAATGACCTTGTATATGTGCGGTACAACCTTCGACTGCATGAAAAGAGGGTACAAGGGAACAATTCATATGACGCACTTGACATTGATGAGATTGATCCATACACAGCGGATTGGATTGCTGAACCTGATGGTGCTACTGGtgatattgatgtggatgcatttatCACTGATGCTCAGTTAGATGAGATGGAGAGGGAGGCAGCTGAATGGGCGGCAGAGGTGGCAGAACGTGAGGAGGCGGGAGATGAGTTTGTTGATCCAGAAGAGGCAGATTCATCACCGGTTGAGGATATTGCAGCAGCAGCAGCAGCTGCTGCAACACCATCTACTTCAGCATCCACTCAGCGGCAACAGAGTTTTTTGAGCTTTAGTCGCAAACGCAATCTATGA